One Streptomyces coeruleorubidus DNA segment encodes these proteins:
- a CDS encoding SRPBCC family protein produces the protein MSQVEESIEVRVPVHTAYNQWTQFEDFPQFMDGVERIEQRTDTLTHWVTKVGGQEREFDAEITEQIPDERVAWTTVNGEARQAGVVTFHRIQDDTTKVMLQMDFDPSGVAETVGDKLGFVKRQVSGDLRRFKQFMEARGTETGAWRGEV, from the coding sequence TTGTCACAGGTAGAGGAATCCATCGAGGTCCGCGTCCCGGTGCACACCGCGTACAACCAGTGGACGCAGTTCGAGGACTTTCCCCAGTTCATGGACGGCGTCGAGCGCATCGAGCAGCGCACCGACACCCTGACGCACTGGGTGACGAAGGTCGGCGGCCAGGAGCGGGAGTTCGACGCGGAGATCACCGAGCAGATCCCCGACGAGCGCGTCGCCTGGACCACGGTGAACGGCGAGGCCAGGCAGGCCGGGGTGGTCACCTTCCACCGCATCCAGGACGACACGACGAAGGTCATGCTCCAGATGGACTTCGACCCCAGTGGCGTGGCCGAGACCGTGGGCGACAAGCTCGGGTTCGTCAAGCGGCAGGTCTCCGGTGATCTGCGGCGGTTCAAGCAGTTCATGGAGGCCCGTGGGACGGAGACCGGGGCCTGGCGCGGCGAGGTCTGA
- a CDS encoding flavodoxin family protein yields the protein MATLLIVHHTPSPNCQAMFEAVVSGATDPEIEDVRVVRVPALSATASDVLAADGYVLGTPANLGYMSGALKHFFDQVYYPCLDATRGRPFGYWVHGGNDVTGAVRGIESITTGLGWRRAAEAVTVTGEPGKGDVEKCWELGATVAAGLMG from the coding sequence GTGGCCACCTTGCTGATCGTCCATCACACGCCCTCGCCCAACTGCCAGGCGATGTTCGAAGCCGTCGTCTCCGGGGCGACGGACCCGGAGATCGAGGACGTCCGGGTCGTCCGCGTGCCCGCGCTGTCCGCCACCGCCTCCGACGTCCTCGCCGCCGACGGCTACGTCCTCGGCACCCCCGCCAACCTCGGCTACATGTCCGGCGCCCTCAAGCACTTCTTCGACCAGGTCTACTACCCCTGCCTGGACGCGACCCGGGGCCGGCCCTTCGGCTACTGGGTGCACGGCGGGAACGACGTCACCGGAGCCGTGCGGGGCATCGAGTCGATCACGACGGGCCTCGGCTGGCGCCGCGCCGCCGAGGCCGTGACCGTGACCGGCGAGCCCGGCAAGGGCGACGTCGAGAAGTGCTGGGAACTGGGCGCGACGGTCGCCGCCGGACTCATGGGCTGA